The proteins below come from a single Zea mays cultivar B73 chromosome 8, Zm-B73-REFERENCE-NAM-5.0, whole genome shotgun sequence genomic window:
- the LOC103635088 gene encoding probable pectinesterase 55 has translation MAAVPRARCQAARAVVARSVFVNRNGGADFTSVQDAVDSVPFGNGQWIRVHVAAGVYNEKVIVPQNKSFILLEGEGWQQTSIEWADHAGGDSTTAASPTFAAYSDDFMARDITFKNTYNGDGRIAPAVAALAAGDRSSFYRCGFVSVQDTLSDLEGRHYYEGCYIEGAMDFIFGNGQSIFQGCEIWTARTPVWPGFITAQGRMSEADSSGFVFKGCTVRGVTPAYLGRAWRRYARVIFFQTDMSGVVVSQGWDAWSYKGTEGTLTMVEEGCTGQGSNRTGRVPWTKDLSGDDLAKFVDLSYVSADGWLDAQPR, from the exons atgGCCGCCGTGCCTCGGGCTCGGTGCCAAGCTGCGAGGGCCGTGGTGGCGAGAAGCGTTTTTGTCAACCGCAACGGGGGCGCCGACTTCACATCCGTCCAGGACGCCGTCGACTCTGTGCCGTTCGGCAACGGCCAGTGGATCCGAGTTCACGTCGCCGCCGGCGTGTACAA TGAGAAGGTGATCGTACCGCAGAACAAGAGCTTCATCCTGCTGGAAGGCGAGGGGTGGCAGCAGACGTCGATCGAGTGGGCGGACCACGCCGGCGGGGACTCGACAACCGCCGCCTCCCCGACGTTCGCCGCGTACTCGGACGACTTCATGGCCCGAGACATCACCTTCAAG AACACGTACAACGGGGACGGGAGGATCGCGCCGGCGGTGGCGGCGCTGGCGGCGGGAGATCGGTCGTCCTTCTACCGGTGCGGCTTCGTGAGCGTCCAGGACACGCTGAGCGACCTCGAGGGGAGGCACTACTACGAGGGCTGCTACATCGAGGGCGCCATGGACTTCATCTTCGGCAACGGTCAGTCCATCTTCCAGGGCTGCGAGATATGGACGGCCCGGACGCCGGTGTGGCCCGGCTTCATCACGGCGCAGGGGCGGATGAGCGAGGCGGACTCCAGCGGGTTCGTCTTCAAGGGATGCACGGTGAGGGGGGTGACGCCGGCGTAcctgggccgcgcgtggcgccgcTACGCCAGGGTCATCTTCTTCCAGACGGACATGTCCGGCGTCGTCGTTAGCCAGGGGTGGGACGCGTGGAGCTACAAGGGCACAGA GGGCACGCTGACCATGGTGGAAGAAGGGTGCACGGGGCAGGGGTCCAACCGGACGGGCCGGGTGCCATGGACCAAGGACCTCAGCGGCGACGACCTCGCCAAGTTCGTCGACCTCTCCTACGTCTCTGCCGACGGCTGGCTCGACGCACAGCCACGCTAG